A region of Planococcus sp. MSAK28401 DNA encodes the following proteins:
- a CDS encoding thioredoxin family protein yields the protein MMTELEYFEHAISLEKYMAQMESNQEKTYTIYEKFELPNDPEFIDMLKQQQLNILAITEDWCGDAMMVNPILRKLAEAADLEVRCVYRDDNPELMDRYLTNGGKSIPKYIFLSESGEVKGSWGPRSPKVQQMVDEKRAKLPEKEDHQYELHWKTVIGEISDRFTSDPELWQDTYEDIRKSLQKSLA from the coding sequence ATGATGACGGAACTGGAATATTTTGAGCATGCCATCTCACTGGAGAAATATATGGCGCAGATGGAATCCAATCAGGAAAAAACCTACACGATCTATGAGAAATTCGAGTTGCCGAATGATCCGGAATTTATCGATATGCTGAAACAGCAGCAATTGAACATCTTGGCGATTACCGAGGATTGGTGCGGCGATGCGATGATGGTCAATCCGATTCTCCGGAAATTGGCAGAAGCGGCGGATCTCGAAGTCCGCTGCGTTTACCGCGACGACAACCCCGAACTTATGGACCGTTATTTGACGAATGGCGGCAAGTCGATCCCGAAATACATTTTCCTATCCGAAAGCGGGGAAGTCAAAGGTTCGTGGGGGCCGCGTTCACCGAAAGTCCAGCAGATGGTCGATGAAAAGAGAGCGAAACTGCCGGAAAAAGAAGATCATCAATACGAGCTGCATTGGAAAACGGTAATCGGGGAGATATCCGACCGTTTCACGTCCGATCCGGAGCTCTGGCAAGATACGTATGAAGACATTCGCAAGAGCTTGCAGAAAAGTTTGGCTTAA
- a CDS encoding diacylglycerol kinase, which translates to MKRARIIYNPTSGRELFRRHLPEVLEKMEIAGYETSCHATTCEGDAVKAAEYAVEGKFDLVVAVGGDGTLNEVVSGIAKYPVRPKVGLIPMGTTNDFARAVRIPRDINRAVDIIIKGESIPVDIGVMNDDRYFVNIAGGGRLTELTYEVPSKLKTVLGQLAYYLKGIEMIPSIRSSRVRIEYDGQVFDDKAMMFLIGLTNSVGGFEKLAPDASINDGKFTLLILKELNMAEFIRVASLALRGEHLSDPHVLYVKASKISVTSNERVLLNLDGEFGGILPATFENLERHIEMFVPLEYIKEKDRK; encoded by the coding sequence ATGAAACGAGCACGCATAATTTATAACCCGACATCCGGCAGGGAATTGTTCCGCCGCCACCTTCCGGAAGTGTTGGAAAAGATGGAAATCGCAGGATACGAAACGTCCTGCCATGCGACTACCTGTGAAGGGGACGCAGTGAAAGCGGCGGAATATGCAGTCGAGGGGAAATTTGATTTGGTGGTGGCAGTCGGCGGGGACGGGACACTCAATGAAGTCGTCTCCGGAATTGCCAAATACCCGGTACGCCCGAAAGTGGGCTTGATTCCGATGGGCACGACCAATGATTTTGCTCGAGCTGTGCGCATCCCACGCGACATCAACCGCGCTGTCGATATCATCATCAAAGGCGAATCGATCCCTGTCGATATCGGAGTTATGAACGATGACCGCTATTTCGTCAATATTGCAGGAGGCGGGCGTTTGACCGAATTGACGTATGAAGTCCCGAGCAAGCTCAAGACAGTACTCGGCCAATTGGCGTATTATTTGAAAGGCATCGAGATGATTCCTTCGATTCGCTCTTCCCGTGTCCGCATCGAATACGACGGTCAAGTGTTCGACGATAAAGCAATGATGTTTTTGATCGGCTTGACCAATTCCGTCGGCGGTTTTGAAAAACTGGCGCCGGATGCCAGCATCAACGACGGGAAATTCACCTTGCTCATCTTGAAGGAATTGAATATGGCGGAATTTATCCGTGTGGCATCCCTTGCGCTTCGCGGGGAGCATTTATCCGACCCGCATGTGTTGTATGTGAAAGCGAGCAAGATTTCCGTGACTTCCAATGAACGCGTATTGTTGAACCTTGATGGCGAGTTCGGCGGCATTTTGCCGGCTACTTTCGAAAACTTGGAGCGCCATATTGAAATGTTCGTGCCGCTGGAGTATATCAAAGAAAAAGACCGCAAATGA
- a CDS encoding cytochrome ubiquinol oxidase subunit I, whose protein sequence is MGFEDTALMSRILTLMTLSFHIIYATIGVGVPLMIMIAQWVGIRKKDEHYILLARRWARGFVITVAVGVVTGTAIGLQLSLLWPNFMQMAGNVIALPLFMEVFAFFFEAIFLGIYLYTWDRFEDQRKHFLLLIPVALGAAASSVFITIVNSFMNAPQGFDVLNGELVNVSPLLAMFSPAVPTKVAHVLSTAFMTSAFVLASIAAFRLLRGSNHIYHKKALFLTMKLALVFSVATAIIGDFSGKYLAEYQPEKLAAAEWHFETGSEAELVLFGVLDGEEPKYAIRIPYALSILAHGVPSGEVIGLNDFPEDEIPPLWIHYLFDTMVTLGMWLAFFSFVYVVGAWRGWSIVTRKWFRWLTVLSGPLAMLAIQAGWWFTEVGRQPWILRGYMKTSEGATTSGQVDLMIVLFAGLYVILGIGTVVVLSRMYKRNPVEKELAQRESVKGGEE, encoded by the coding sequence TTGGGATTTGAAGATACGGCCTTAATGAGCCGGATACTGACCTTGATGACCCTATCTTTCCACATCATTTACGCGACGATCGGTGTAGGGGTCCCGCTCATGATCATGATCGCCCAATGGGTCGGGATCAGAAAAAAAGACGAACATTACATTCTCCTAGCACGGCGCTGGGCGAGAGGATTTGTTATCACGGTAGCGGTCGGGGTCGTGACCGGTACCGCAATCGGTCTGCAATTATCATTATTGTGGCCGAACTTTATGCAAATGGCAGGGAACGTCATTGCGCTTCCGCTGTTCATGGAAGTCTTCGCGTTTTTCTTTGAAGCGATTTTCCTCGGAATCTATTTGTATACGTGGGACCGTTTTGAAGACCAGCGCAAGCATTTTCTATTGCTGATTCCGGTTGCGCTCGGAGCGGCTGCTTCCTCTGTATTTATCACCATCGTCAATTCATTCATGAATGCGCCGCAAGGGTTTGATGTGTTGAACGGCGAGCTGGTCAATGTGAGCCCGTTGCTCGCGATGTTCAGTCCAGCCGTGCCGACAAAAGTCGCGCACGTCCTGTCGACAGCATTCATGACGAGCGCCTTTGTGTTGGCGTCGATCGCTGCCTTCCGTTTGCTGCGTGGGTCGAATCATATTTACCACAAAAAAGCATTGTTCCTGACAATGAAGCTCGCGCTGGTCTTTTCGGTTGCGACCGCCATCATCGGCGACTTTTCAGGGAAATACTTGGCTGAATACCAGCCAGAGAAACTGGCGGCTGCCGAATGGCATTTTGAAACGGGATCGGAAGCTGAACTGGTGTTGTTCGGTGTATTGGACGGCGAAGAGCCGAAATACGCAATCCGCATTCCATACGCGCTCAGCATTTTGGCGCACGGTGTACCAAGCGGTGAAGTCATCGGCTTGAATGATTTCCCGGAAGATGAAATTCCGCCGCTGTGGATCCATTACCTCTTCGATACGATGGTCACCCTCGGCATGTGGCTCGCGTTCTTCTCCTTCGTTTACGTCGTCGGAGCGTGGCGCGGCTGGTCCATTGTCACAAGGAAATGGTTCCGCTGGCTGACTGTACTGAGCGGGCCACTCGCGATGCTCGCGATACAGGCTGGCTGGTGGTTCACGGAAGTCGGCAGGCAGCCGTGGATCTTGCGCGGCTATATGAAGACCAGTGAAGGGGCAACGACAAGCGGGCAAGTCGATTTGATGATCGTATTGTTCGCCGGCCTCTATGTCATTCTCGGAATCGGAACGGTTGTCGTGTTGTCACGCATGTACAAACGCAACCCAGTCGAGAAAGAATTGGCACAACGTGAATCCGTAAAAGGCGGTGAAGAATAA
- the cydS gene encoding cytochrome bd oxidase small subunit CydS: protein MNDFFIFYAPFLVIILAIAVGFWISLKDGPVTKEKK from the coding sequence ATGAATGATTTCTTCATTTTCTATGCGCCGTTTCTGGTGATCATCCTGGCGATTGCCGTCGGTTTCTGGATATCACTGAAAGATGGCCCGGTAACGAAAGAAAAAAAATAA
- a CDS encoding cytochrome d ubiquinol oxidase subunit II has protein sequence MTLEIIGISVLWLFLFLYVIVASIDFGAGFFNAYSAFSDKQHILTGIIQRYLSPVWEVTNVFFVFFFVGIIGFFPQTAFYYGTTLLVPASIALILLAVRGSYYAFATYGAKINHRGYIYMYGLSGLMLPAALSPVLAISEGGFMRLEGGQPSLDYWALFTSPLMWSIVVLSIAAVLYISAVFLTWYAWKAGDEKATQLVRKYALIWAGPTIITATGIIFELRGHNPEHYASLLDLWWMFALSFLLFLGTVFLIWKKRNYGLAFILLVGQFFTAFFAYGASHYPYLLYPHLTIYDSFTNESMAIALIIAFIAGLGLLLPSLYLLFRLFLFDKDYVKGKSDYHA, from the coding sequence ATGACACTCGAAATTATCGGGATTTCCGTTCTTTGGCTGTTTTTGTTCCTCTACGTCATCGTGGCGTCGATTGATTTCGGCGCCGGATTCTTTAACGCTTACAGTGCTTTTTCCGACAAACAGCATATTCTGACAGGCATCATTCAGCGCTATCTGTCGCCAGTATGGGAAGTGACGAACGTCTTTTTCGTGTTCTTCTTCGTCGGCATCATCGGGTTCTTCCCGCAGACAGCGTTCTATTACGGCACGACGCTTCTCGTGCCGGCAAGCATTGCGCTTATTTTGCTGGCAGTGCGTGGTTCGTATTATGCCTTCGCTACTTACGGCGCGAAGATCAACCACCGCGGTTATATCTATATGTACGGTTTATCCGGCCTAATGCTTCCGGCGGCACTGTCGCCGGTGCTGGCCATTTCAGAAGGCGGCTTTATGCGCCTGGAGGGCGGGCAGCCCTCTCTTGATTATTGGGCGCTGTTTACAAGCCCCTTGATGTGGAGCATCGTCGTCTTGAGCATTGCAGCGGTGCTGTATATTTCCGCCGTGTTCTTGACGTGGTATGCGTGGAAAGCAGGAGACGAGAAAGCGACGCAACTTGTCCGCAAGTATGCGCTGATTTGGGCCGGCCCGACAATCATCACTGCGACCGGCATCATTTTTGAACTTCGCGGGCACAACCCGGAACATTATGCGAGCTTGCTCGATCTATGGTGGATGTTCGCGCTGTCGTTCCTGTTGTTCCTGGGTACCGTGTTCTTGATCTGGAAAAAGCGCAATTACGGCTTGGCGTTCATCCTGCTCGTCGGCCAGTTCTTTACCGCGTTTTTTGCCTACGGGGCGTCGCATTACCCGTATTTGCTGTATCCGCACCTGACGATTTACGATAGCTTCACGAATGAATCGATGGCGATCGCCTTGATCATCGCCTTTATCGCAGGGCTGGGGCTATTGCTGCCGTCGCTTTATCTATTATTCCGCCTGTTCCTATTCGACAAAGATTACGTCAAAGGGAAATCGGATTATCATGCCTAA
- a CDS encoding NUDIX hydrolase, protein METSRKVFAYITRGEENNRELLVFEYKGEPEVGLQVPGGTIGEDELLIDALYREVKEETGLPRDVLEFVGKIHKYNYYPAHKDKAYERNIFHFEYTGEKIDEFEHTIKSEGRDNGLIVQYRWEPIEGLPKLAADQDEAIELLEY, encoded by the coding sequence ATGGAAACAAGCAGAAAGGTATTTGCCTATATTACGAGAGGTGAAGAAAACAACCGAGAATTGCTCGTATTCGAGTACAAAGGCGAACCCGAAGTCGGATTGCAAGTGCCAGGCGGAACGATTGGGGAAGACGAATTATTGATTGATGCCCTGTACCGCGAAGTGAAAGAAGAAACTGGCTTGCCGCGCGATGTGCTGGAATTCGTCGGGAAAATCCACAAATACAATTACTACCCGGCGCATAAAGACAAAGCGTACGAGCGCAACATCTTCCATTTTGAATACACCGGTGAAAAAATCGACGAATTCGAACATACCATCAAAAGCGAAGGGCGCGATAATGGCCTTATCGTGCAGTATCGCTGGGAGCCGATTGAAGGCTTGCCGAAGCTTGCGGCGGACCAGGACGAAGCGATCGAATTGCTGGAATACTGA